In Astyanax mexicanus isolate ESR-SI-001 chromosome 17, AstMex3_surface, whole genome shotgun sequence, a single window of DNA contains:
- the pou5f3 gene encoding POU domain, class 5, transcription factor 1 yields MCDVSESPGSECSELVRTVCPPAPGPEALHLQEPSLLFNRAAAFNGLSPSQAQTFFPFAAVGGDFRAAEVQLGDFTQAKPWYPFPGHDYLGQVAGGQIAGAQPANISPPIAETREQIRMPEVKTEKEVREDEYGEAKLQQQPQFPTSGASGLYYPAPWPPSFWHGLPHVSAPCGTGQGPPAVSVPSSASPSSSSPSLSPSPPSSAFYTGPPAQLAPTAHAHSAGRSSGSSSGGCSDSEEEENLTTEELEQFAKELKHKRITLGFTQADVGLALGNLYGKMFSQTTICRFEALQLSFKNMCKLKPLLQRWLNEAETSDNPQDMYKIERVFVDTRKRKRRTSLEGSVRTALESYFLKCPKPNTLEITHISDDLGLERDVVRVWFCNRRQKGKRLALPFDDECAEGQYYEQSPTPPPHMGGPPLSAQGYPGPTHPGGVPALYMPPLHRPDVFKQALHPGLVSHLSS; encoded by the exons ATGTGTGATGTATCTGAAAGCCCTGGGTCGGAGTGCAGTGAGCTGGTCCGGACCGTGTGCCCGCCAGCCCCCGGCCCCGAGGCCCTGCATCTCCAGGAGCCCAGCCTGCTCTTCAACAGGGCCGCGGCCTTCAATGGCCTCAGCCCGTCTCAGGCCCAGACTTTTTTCCCCTTCGCGGCGGTAGGAGGCGACTTCAGAGCCGCGGAGGTGCAGCTGGGGGACTTCACCCAGGCCAAGCCCTGGTACCCCTTTCCAGGTCATGATTACTTGGGCCAGGTGGCAGGAGGGCAGATAGCGGGGGCCCAGCCGGCCAACATCAGCCCTCCCATCGCCGAGACCCGGGAGCAGATCAGGATGCCTGAGGTGAAAACTGAGAAGGAGGTGAGGGAGGATGAGTATGGGGAGGCCAAGCTGCAGCAGCAGCCCCAGTTCCCCACCTCCGGGGCATCGGGTCTTTACTATCCCGCCCCGTGGCCCCCATCCTTCTGGCACGGCCTGCCCCACGTCTCAGCGCCGTGCGGTACCGGCCAGGGCCCCCCGGCTGTGTCCGTGCCGTCCTCTGCCTCGCCGTCCTCCTCGTCCCCGTCTCTTTCTCCGTCTCCCCCCTCCAGCGCCTTCTACACCGGGCCTCCGGCGCAGTTAGCGCCCACAGCACACGCGCACAGCGCCGGCAGGAGCAGCGGCTCGTCCAGCGGGGGCTGCAGCGATTCTGAAGAAGAG GAAAACCTGACCACAGAAGAGTTGGAGCAGTTCGCTAAAGAGCTAAAGCACAAGCGCATCACCCTCGGCTTCACTCAGGCAGATGTAGGCCTGGCTCTGGGGAATCTATACG GGAAAATGTTCAGTCAGACGACCATCTGCCGCTTTGAAGCTCTTCAGCTCAGTTTTAAGAACATGTGCAAGTTAAAGCCACTGCTGCAGAGATGGCTGAATGAAGCAGAGACCTCAGATAACCCACAAGAT ATGTACAAGATTGAGCGAGTTTTCGTCGAtacaagaaagagaaaaaggaggaCCAGTTTAGAGGGTTCAGTCCGCACTGCCCTCGAGTCCTACTTCTTAAAGTGCCCCAAACCCAACACACTGGAAATCACGCACATATCTGATGACCTTGGCTTGGAAAGAGAT GTGGTGCGTGTCTGGTTCTGTAACCGCAGACAGAAAGGCAAGCGTTTGGCTCTACCTTTTGACGACGAGTGCGCTGAGGGTCAATATTACGAACAGAGTCCAACACCCCCTCCACACATGGGAGGTCCACCCCTGTCAGCTCAGGGTTATCCAGGACCCACTCATCCTGGGGGAGTCCCTGCTCTCTACATGCCCCCCCTTCACCGACCAGACGTCTTCAAGCAGGCCCTGCACCCTGGACTGGTGAGCCACCTGTCCAGCTGA